A genomic region of Rhea pennata isolate bPtePen1 chromosome 14, bPtePen1.pri, whole genome shotgun sequence contains the following coding sequences:
- the LOC134146724 gene encoding LOW QUALITY PROTEIN: LON peptidase N-terminal domain and RING finger protein 1-like (The sequence of the model RefSeq protein was modified relative to this genomic sequence to represent the inferred CDS: deleted 4 bases in 2 codons; substituted 1 base at 1 genomic stop codon), whose amino-acid sequence LRNAAGPGRRSGGGSQWRPRRRRPVMXRGGGGGRRPPARQGSGGGSSSSSSPAQPRAAPRAMRRRSPAPGRPRRGRSPSPPPALGAAAGADLLRCPCCRLLLRAPVTVSCGHSFCEPCLGAALPARCPLCRQRLRLLGVGAARRNVLLCALLAKCAPGERRPAARHGVELAPGDTSLRLCRAEAYVALGQYPEALEDLDAVCRAEPGDGEILTQDNSPQPSVAAELPATCQGSSNPQAGEEGSSAGLTLSLAQECAQDQEGAKENGKGDMEPEDGKVTLTFSLPGRQRDSDASSESQEKQLSESEEEAAEGDQLYLGDLLSISDLECSLCIRMLFEPVTTPCGHTFCKECLERCLDHRPNCPLCKQSLREFLKAGSYNPTVLLQEIMLATFPSQLAERRELHQAEMAELSNLTKNIPIFVCTMSFPGVSCPLHVFEPRYRLMIRRCQETGTRRFGMCIYENGKSFADYGCMLEIQQIEFLADGRSLVDTIGRRRFRVLKRGHRDGYNTADIEYLEDKKVAGEELEELQCLHESTYQLARRFCEHEDVASRHILMQHGPLPEKEEDIQASADGPAWCWWLISILPLDPSYQLMLFSTTSLRARLAQLQRILTALLRAHPGGLLHGPRSQV is encoded by the exons tTACGAAacgcggccgggccgggccgg cggagcggcggcggcagccaatggcggccccggcgccgccgc ccggttatgtaaaggggggggggaggcgggcgccggcccccggcccggcagggcagcggcggcggcagcagcagcagcagcagccccgcgcagccccgcgcagccccgcgggcgatgcgccgccgctccccggcgccgggccgcccccgccggggccgcagcccctcgccgccgcccgcccttggcgccgcggcgggcgcggacCTGCTGcgctgcccctgctgccgcCTGCTCCTCCGGGCGCCGGTGACCGTGTCGTGCGGACACTCCTTCTGCGAGCCCTGCCTGggcgcggccctgcccgcccGCTGCCCGCTCTGCCGGCAGCGCCTGCGGCTGCTGGGCgtcggggcggcgcggcgcaaCGTGCTGCTCTGCGCCCTCCTGGCCAAGTGCGCGCCCGGCgagcggcggcccgcggcccgccACGGCGTCGAGCTGG CCCCAGGTGACACTTCCCTGCGGCTGTGCCGGGCAGAGGCGTACGTGGCACTGGGGCAGTATCCAGAGGCGCTGGAGGACTTGGACGCAGTGTGCAGGGCTGAGCCTGGAGATGGCGAG ATCCTCACGCAGGACAACTCTCCTCAGCCAAGCGTGGCTGCAGAGCTTCCAGCTACCTGCCAGGGCTCATCCAACCCCCAAGCAGGGGAAGAAGGATCAAGTGCTGGGCTCACACTTTCTCTGGCACAAGAGTGTGCTCAG GATCAGGagggagcaaaggagaatgGCAAAGGGGACATGGAGCCTGAGGATGGCAAGGTGACACTCACCTTTTCCCTGCCAGGAAGACAGCGAGACTCAGACGCTTCGTCAGAGAGCCAGGAAAAACAGTTGTCAG AGAGcgaagaggaagcagcagaaggagaCCAGCTGTACCTGGGGGACCTGCTGAGCATATCTGACCTGGAGTGTTCTCTCTGCATACG GATGTTATTTGAGCCAGTGACAACACCATGTGGGCATACCTTCTGCAAGGAGTGCCTCGAACGCTGCCTGGACCACAGGCCCAACTGCCCCCTCTGCAAACAGAGCCTAAGAGAG ttccTGAAGGCTGGAAGTTACAACCCCACTGTCTTGCTGCAGGAGATCATGCTGGCCACCTTCCCCTCCCAGCTGGCTGAGCGGAGAGAGCTGCACCAGGCTGAGATGGCAGAGCTCTCCAA TCTGACCAAGAATATCCCCATCTTCGTATGCACGATGTCCTTCCCAGGCGTTTCATGCCCTCTACATGTCTTTGAGCCCCGCTACCGCCTCATGATACGACGGTGCCAGGAGACAGGTACGAGGAGGTTTGGCATGTGCATCTACGAGAATGGAAAAAG TTTTGCTGACTATGGCTGCATGCTGGAGATTCAGCAGATTGAGTTCCTGGCGGATGGAAGATCTCTGGTGGACACGATAGGGAGGCGGCGTTTCCGGGTGCTGAAACGGGGACACAGGGATGGCTACAACACTGCCGATATTGAGTATCtggaggacaagaag GTGGCtggggaggagctggaggagctgcagtGCCTGCATGAGAGCACCTACCAGTTGGCTCGGAGGTTTTGTGAGCATGAAGATGTTGCCTCTAGACACATTTTGATGCAGCATGGACCCCTgccagagaaggaagaggataTCCAG GCTTCTGCCGATGGACCAGCCTGGTGCTGGTGGCTCATCTCCATCCTGCCCCTTGACCCGTCCTACCAGCTGATGCTCTTCTCCACCACATCTCTGCGAGCCCGCCTGGCCCAGCTGCAGCGCATCCTCACGGCTCTGCTGCGTGCCCACCCCGGCGGGCTCCTGCATGGCCCCCGCAGCCAGGTCTGA